The window CTATAAATCAAATAAATTCTCACATTGAAGGTGTTAAACAACAAACCATAATGCAGTCCGCAAGTGTTACCGAAACATCGGATACGGTTGAAGATATTATCCGCATTATAAAACAACTTAACAACGGAATTGAAACTCAAGCTTCAAGTGTAGCCCAATCTTCCGCTTCCATTGAACAAATGGCGGCCAATATTTCGTCAATTACGCACACTTTAGAAAAAAGCGACGCTGTTATCAAATCTTTAGCCGGCGCTACTGCCGATGGAAAAGAAACCCTTTCTTCTTCAAATATCATTACACAAAAAATTACCGAAGAATCGGGAGCTCTTATAGAAGCCAGCGCAGTTATCCAGCATATTGCAAGTCAAACTAATCTTTTGGCTATGAATGCGGCAATTGAAGCCGCTCATGCAGGAGATGCCGGAAGAGGCTTTGCAGTTGTTGCAGATGAAATACGTAAACTTGCTGAAGAATCCTCCATACAAGGCAAAACAATCACATCAACATTAAAAACATTATCGGGTGAAATCGAAACACTTTCCGAGTCTTCCAAGTCGGTAGAAGAAAAGTTTAACGCTATTTTCTTACTTGCGGAAAATGTAAAAAAGATGAGCCGTATGATAATGGAAGCGATGAGAGAGCAGGAAAACGGAAGTAAGGAAGTTTTAAATGCAATTCGTAATATCAATGAAGTAACCGCAGAAGTCAAAGCGGGTTCTCACGAGATGCTCAAAGGCGGAGAAGGCGTTACCGAAGAAATGCTCAAACTGCACGAGTTGGCCGGTGCAATCACAGACAGTATGCGTGAAATGGCCTCAGGAGCAATTCAGATAAATAATGCGGTTCGGGAAGTAAACGAAATAACACGGAAAAATAAACAAAGTATAGAAGCTTTAGCAAAGGAAGTTGATAAATTTAAAATATGATGAACTAAATGTTATATATTCTACAATAAATAAAGATATGGTATAAATAATGCCATATCTTTATTTATTCCGTGTTTTATGATATACTTCTTTTCTATGAATTACTATGTCGTGCAGGTAAGTACAGGGAAAGAAAACCTTTTTGTAGAATCCGGCGAAAAAAATGAAGCGGAGTTCGAAAGGGAATACTCTATCATTTTCCCGCAAAGAGTTTTAAAAATAAAAAAAAGCGGAAAATTTACCGAAAAAAAAGCGGCGGTTTTTCCCGGTTATGTTTTTATAAGGTCGGAAGAAATTACGCCGGATACTTACCATTCCGTCAGAAAATTAAAAGGCTTTTATCGTTTTTTACCGAATAATCAGGAGCCCTTGCCTTTGAAAGGAAAAGACTTGGACATATTAAAACACTTTATTTCCTTCGGCTGTGTAGCGAATATTTCCGTTGCGGTATTTGACGAAAATGACCGCATTCAAATTTTAGACGGCCCGTTAAAGGGGCTTGAAGGACAAATAATAAAAGTAGATAGAAGAAAAGGAAGAGCAAAGGTAAAATTGGATATGTACCAAAATTCCTTTGCTATAGATTTCGGGTTTACTCAGCTCAGTCAAATGGGCAAAAAACGGGAGGATGTAAATGACAAATCTTCCGATTAAACAAAACCCTTCCATATACATTGTAGGAGCAGGCTTTGCAGGAACCGCAATTGCAAAAGAAATTTCTTCAAAAGAAATTTTCGGCAAGGTTTCGGCCTTTTTAGATGACGACCCGAAAAAGATAGGAACAAAAATTGACGGGGTCCCGGTTTTAGGTTCAATATCGGAAGCGGTGCGCTTAATCAGAATCGACTCGGGAGCGGAAGCCCTAATTGCAATTCCGAGTATAAGCTCCGAACGTTTACGCGAAATTTTCGGAATACTCAAAAATGCCGGATTTTCACGTATAAAACTTTTACCTGCAATTTCGCAAATTATAGACGGTTCCGCCCATTTAGTGCAGGCAAGAGATATTGACCCGCAGGACTTACTTAGCCGCACACCCGTAAAAATAAGTTTAAAAAAAAGCCTCGCATATTTAAGGGGAAAACGTGTTTTAATAACCGGAGCGGGAGGCTCAATCGGAAGCGAACTTGCACGCCAACTTTTATCCGGCGGTGCGGAACGGCTTTATCTTTTCGGACACGGAGAAAATTCCATTTATCAAATTCATAAAGAATTAAAGCTGCTTCAATCCGGAGGAGTAGGAGATAAAGCAACAATAGTGCCGATTATAGGCGAATTAAAAGACCGTAACTATATGCGCTACATTATCAACAGATTAAAATGCGATGCCGTTTTTCATACGGCGGCTTATAAACACGTTCCGCTTATGGAAGAAAACCCCGTAGCCGTAATCGAAAACAATGTTTTCGGAACAAAAAATCTTTTAGACGCCTGTTTGGAATTCGGAGTAAAAAAATTTGTTTTAATTTCTACGGATAAAGCCGTAGAACCCGTTTCCGCTTACGGTCTTTCAAAAATGTTAAATGAAAAATCGGTTTTACAAGCTGCGGAAAAAGCAAAAAATTCCAACGAAAATTCGGCTTATATGTTTGTACGTTTCGGAAATGTTCTCGGCTCCCGCGGCTCTATTTTTCCTCTTTTTGTAGAGCAGATAAAAACGGGAGGCCCCGTAACGGTAACCGATAAAAAAATGACGCGTTATTTTATGACTATTCCGGAAGCCTGCTCCCTCGTGCTTCAAACCGGCGGAGTCGGAAAATCAGGACAATCTTATCTTCTTGATATGGGAGAACCCGTAAATATTTTTGAAACTGCAAAGCAGTTAATCCGTTACATGGGCTTTGAACCTGAAAAAGATATTAAAATAGAAATTATCGGTGTCCGCGAGGGAGAGCGCCTGGAAGAGCCTCTTTGGTCAAAAAGCGAATATTTGGAAAAAACCGATTACGAAAAAATAATGCTTTTAAAAGATTCCGTTCCGTTTGATTCGGACAGGTTAAACTACCTCCTCGAAAAACTGGCTCCGTTTTGTTTTTACACGGAAGGGAAAGAAGACCTTTTCCGAAATAAAGATAAAATGAAAAACTTTATACGTAACGAAGGGTTAGTTTTATAATTTACAAAAAAGCCCTTATAAATTCTTAAATTTAAATAAAATACTCTCTTTTTTTTTCATTTTTTTTAATAATTGTTTTATTTTTTTCCGTTTTTGTTGTATTATGGTTGTATCAAACTATAAGAGAGGTTTATATGAAAAAAACAGTTAGTGTTTTTGTTTTTGTAAGCGTTATTCTAATGTCAATTAACGCTGCAGAGTACTATGTTTCAAAAGAAACGGGTAGGAACGGAAATGCGGGTACAAAGGATGCCCCGTTTAAAAACATTGAAAAGGCGGCCGAAATCGCTCAAGCGGGAGACAAAATCTATGTCGCAGAGGGTAATTATTACGGCGTTCGGGACAAGGGTTTTATTATGATTAAAAATGCCGTTGAAATTTACGGAGGCTATTCCAAGGATTTTTCAAAACGGGATATTTTAAAGTATAAAACGCTTGTTATGCCGCCCGTATCGTCCAACGGAACCGGAAGAACAAATAAAACGATGGAGTTCGATATTAAAAACGGCAACGGTAAAAAGCTCGTAATCGACGGTATTATTTTCGATAAGGGCGATTCAAACGGTTATCATCCTACAAAGGGAAAACCTGCCGGCGTTGAAACCGGAATGCTTGTGTTGCCTCCCGGACAGGGCATAAACGGAAAAGAAACTAAGGTTCTGACTACCGAAAAGGCAATACTAGGCGGCAGCATTATGAAATGCGACGTACTTATTCAAAACTGTCTATTCAACAATGCTTCCAATTTTGCCATTCAATTCGGAGGTTCGGGCGATGTAAAAATCCTCAACAACGTATTTACCGCAAATGCAATGGCTGCCTGCGAAATTTGGGGAAAAGAAAACAAGGCGACTTCCATAACCTTGGAATTTGCTTATAACACCGTATTATTTACTTGGCCGCGCACCCATACGTTTGAAGATATGGGCTACGGCTTCCGTGTTATGACAAAGGTTGAAGTAAACTGCCATCATAATATTATAGGTCTTTCGGCTCTTTCCGCGATTGACCGATGCCGTATCGACAGCCCCGAAGCAATGGAAAAAGGAAGAAAGGTACTCGTAGATAACAACCGCTTCTTTATGAATAAACAGGCCGATGTAACCCTGCCCGGTTTAGGAACTTTTGAATACATCTGGGTAAAAGACTTTGAAGATGTTGACCGCTTTAACAGTGCGGAAGGCAATGAAGAACTTAAAAACGTACAAGGCTTAAAAAATGCTATAAACAAGGCTTATTTGGAAGGGTTTTTAAATGCAACATATAAGGAAAAAACCGATTATGACCCGAATTCTCCTGCAAATGAATTCAGAAGGGCAATGGGTATGAATCAAACCGGTAAGATAACATCCGATGTTTCGATGTTTGCAAATAAGTATCCGCAAAGCGATGCTTTAAAACTTTTCGGTGCCGTAAGCGGTTTCGGAGCTCAAGCTATAAAATAAGTTAAACTTTATGGAAATTACCTAAAAACTTTTAACCGCCTTTAGTTTATAAAGGCGGTTATTTTTTTTGTTTTAAATCATTATATCAACGCCTTTAAATTCCGCTTCATTATTTATTCCGTATCTTACTTCAATACCGTTTAAACCGTTTTCTTGCAAACAAGTTAAAAACAGTTCTTTTACAGCCGTTATTTCTTTTTCGGTAAACTTAATATTTTCACATTCAAAGGCAAAAATTTTATCTTTTAAAATAAAAACCCAATCTTCATTTTTAAATTTACAATGTAAAACCGTTAAACGTACGGTTTTTAAATTTAAGTCGAGCAATAAAGCAAGAGAACCGCTTACAAATAAACCGTTTTTCTC is drawn from Treponema pedis and contains these coding sequences:
- the loaP gene encoding antiterminator LoaP: MNYYVVQVSTGKENLFVESGEKNEAEFEREYSIIFPQRVLKIKKSGKFTEKKAAVFPGYVFIRSEEITPDTYHSVRKLKGFYRFLPNNQEPLPLKGKDLDILKHFISFGCVANISVAVFDENDRIQILDGPLKGLEGQIIKVDRRKGRAKVKLDMYQNSFAIDFGFTQLSQMGKKREDVNDKSSD
- a CDS encoding polysaccharide biosynthesis protein codes for the protein MTNLPIKQNPSIYIVGAGFAGTAIAKEISSKEIFGKVSAFLDDDPKKIGTKIDGVPVLGSISEAVRLIRIDSGAEALIAIPSISSERLREIFGILKNAGFSRIKLLPAISQIIDGSAHLVQARDIDPQDLLSRTPVKISLKKSLAYLRGKRVLITGAGGSIGSELARQLLSGGAERLYLFGHGENSIYQIHKELKLLQSGGVGDKATIVPIIGELKDRNYMRYIINRLKCDAVFHTAAYKHVPLMEENPVAVIENNVFGTKNLLDACLEFGVKKFVLISTDKAVEPVSAYGLSKMLNEKSVLQAAEKAKNSNENSAYMFVRFGNVLGSRGSIFPLFVEQIKTGGPVTVTDKKMTRYFMTIPEACSLVLQTGGVGKSGQSYLLDMGEPVNIFETAKQLIRYMGFEPEKDIKIEIIGVREGERLEEPLWSKSEYLEKTDYEKIMLLKDSVPFDSDRLNYLLEKLAPFCFYTEGKEDLFRNKDKMKNFIRNEGLVL
- a CDS encoding right-handed parallel beta-helix repeat-containing protein: MKKTVSVFVFVSVILMSINAAEYYVSKETGRNGNAGTKDAPFKNIEKAAEIAQAGDKIYVAEGNYYGVRDKGFIMIKNAVEIYGGYSKDFSKRDILKYKTLVMPPVSSNGTGRTNKTMEFDIKNGNGKKLVIDGIIFDKGDSNGYHPTKGKPAGVETGMLVLPPGQGINGKETKVLTTEKAILGGSIMKCDVLIQNCLFNNASNFAIQFGGSGDVKILNNVFTANAMAACEIWGKENKATSITLEFAYNTVLFTWPRTHTFEDMGYGFRVMTKVEVNCHHNIIGLSALSAIDRCRIDSPEAMEKGRKVLVDNNRFFMNKQADVTLPGLGTFEYIWVKDFEDVDRFNSAEGNEELKNVQGLKNAINKAYLEGFLNATYKEKTDYDPNSPANEFRRAMGMNQTGKITSDVSMFANKYPQSDALKLFGAVSGFGAQAIK